A part of Streptomyces sp. NBC_01235 genomic DNA contains:
- a CDS encoding GlxA family transcriptional regulator, producing the protein MLKNVAAILLDGVHPFELGVVCEVFGIDRSDEGLPVYDFAVASAEGPMLSTHAGFTVGTEHGLERLESADLIAVPAGETYGRRDFPPELLDALRRAVDRGTRVLSVCSGAFVLAAAGLLDGRRCAVHWRHAEQLARLYPRTTVEPDVLYVDEGPVITSAGTAAGIDACLHIVRKEQGPEVANRIARRMVVPPHRDGGQAQYIERPLPRSRCDTVGEVLAWMEQHLDQEVTVEQLAERAHMSPRTFARRFQQETGTTPYRWLLRQRVLLAQQLLEVTDETMDAIAWRAGFGTAGALRHQFVQALGTTPNAYRRTFRGPQSLATTG; encoded by the coding sequence ATGCTGAAGAACGTGGCCGCGATCCTCCTGGACGGTGTGCACCCCTTCGAACTGGGCGTCGTCTGTGAGGTCTTCGGGATAGACCGCAGCGACGAGGGGCTGCCGGTCTACGACTTCGCCGTCGCCTCGGCGGAGGGGCCGATGCTGAGCACCCACGCGGGCTTCACCGTGGGCACCGAGCACGGGCTGGAACGGCTGGAGAGCGCCGACCTGATCGCCGTCCCGGCCGGGGAGACGTACGGCAGGCGGGACTTCCCGCCGGAGCTGCTCGACGCGCTGCGCCGGGCGGTGGACCGGGGCACGCGCGTGCTCAGCGTCTGCTCCGGGGCGTTCGTGCTGGCCGCGGCGGGGCTGCTGGACGGGCGGCGCTGCGCGGTGCACTGGCGGCACGCCGAGCAGCTGGCCCGGCTGTATCCGCGCACCACGGTCGAGCCGGACGTGCTCTACGTCGACGAGGGCCCGGTGATCACCTCGGCCGGAACGGCCGCGGGCATCGACGCCTGTCTGCACATCGTCCGCAAGGAGCAGGGCCCGGAGGTCGCCAACCGGATCGCACGCCGGATGGTGGTGCCGCCGCACCGGGACGGCGGCCAGGCCCAGTACATCGAGCGGCCGCTGCCCCGGTCGCGGTGCGACACCGTCGGCGAGGTGCTCGCCTGGATGGAGCAGCACCTCGACCAGGAGGTCACGGTCGAGCAGCTCGCCGAACGCGCCCACATGTCCCCGCGCACCTTCGCCCGCCGCTTCCAGCAGGAGACGGGCACCACCCCCTACCGCTGGCTGCTGCGCCAACGGGTGCTGCTGGCACAGCAGTTGCTGGAGGTGACGGACGAGACGATGGACGCGATCGCCTGGCGGGCCGGCTTCGGCACGGCGGGCGCCCTGCGCCACCAGTTCGTGCAGGCGCTGGGGACGACCCCCAACGCCTACCGGCGCACGTTCCGCGGCCCTCAGTCGTTGGCGACCACGGGGTAG
- a CDS encoding ribonucleotide-diphosphate reductase subunit beta: MTSRNTNLLDPGFELTLRPMRYPDFYERYRDAIKNTWTVEEVDLHSDVADLAKLSEGEQHMIGRLVAFFATGDSIVANNLVLTLYKHINSPEARLYLSRQLFEEAVHVQFYLTLLDTYLPDPEDRAAAFDAVENIPSIREKAEFCFKWINEVEKLDRLETKADRRRFLLNLICFAACIEGLFFYGAFAYVYWFRSRGLLHGLATGTNWVFRDETMHMSFAFEVVDTVRKEEPELFDDKLQEQVTDMLREAVEAELQFGRDLCGDGLPGMNTDSMRQYLECVADQRLSRLGFAPVYGSENPFSFMELQGVQELTNFFERRPSAYQVAVEGTVDLDEDF, from the coding sequence ATGACCAGCCGTAACACCAACCTGCTCGACCCGGGCTTCGAGCTGACTCTGCGTCCCATGCGCTACCCGGACTTCTACGAGCGCTACCGGGACGCCATCAAGAACACCTGGACCGTGGAGGAGGTCGACCTCCACTCGGACGTCGCCGACCTGGCGAAGCTGTCCGAGGGCGAGCAGCACATGATCGGCCGGCTGGTCGCGTTCTTCGCGACGGGCGACTCGATCGTGGCGAACAACCTCGTGCTGACGCTGTACAAGCACATCAACTCCCCCGAGGCGCGCCTCTATCTGTCGCGGCAGCTGTTCGAGGAGGCCGTGCACGTCCAGTTCTATCTGACGCTGCTGGACACCTATCTCCCCGACCCGGAGGACCGCGCGGCCGCCTTCGACGCGGTGGAGAACATCCCCTCCATCCGCGAGAAGGCCGAGTTCTGCTTCAAGTGGATCAACGAGGTCGAGAAGCTGGACCGCCTGGAGACGAAGGCCGACCGGCGCCGCTTCCTGCTCAACCTGATCTGCTTCGCCGCGTGCATCGAGGGCCTGTTCTTCTACGGCGCCTTCGCGTACGTCTACTGGTTCCGCAGCCGGGGGCTGCTGCACGGCCTGGCCACCGGCACCAACTGGGTGTTCCGTGACGAGACGATGCACATGAGCTTCGCCTTCGAGGTGGTCGACACGGTCCGCAAGGAGGAGCCGGAGCTCTTCGACGACAAGCTCCAGGAGCAGGTCACCGACATGCTCCGGGAGGCCGTCGAGGCCGAGCTGCAGTTCGGACGCGACCTGTGCGGTGACGGCCTGCCGGGCATGAACACCGACTCGATGCGGCAGTACCTCGAGTGCGTCGCCGACCAGCGCCTGTCGCGGCTCGGCTTCGCCCCGGTCTACGGCTCTGAGAACCCGTTCTCCTTCATGGAGCTCCAGGGTGTTCAGGAGCTGACCAACTTCTTCGAGCGCCGTCCGTCGGCGTACCAGGTGGCGGTGGAGGGCACCGTCGACCTGGACGAGGACTTCTGA
- a CDS encoding ribonucleoside-diphosphate reductase subunit alpha: MTIAPAEPASVTELETDGPGTALLRTLTELTADLPDADPGRVAAAALRGRSARADEAELRELATEAAAGLISEDPVYSKLAARLLTVGIAAEAASQGVTSFTASVAVGHREGLIADRTAEFVRAHAARLDALVDTDADDRFGYFGLRTLHSRYLLRHPITRKVVETPQHFLLRVASGLAEDDTARSVDEVAALYRLMSRLDYLPSSPTLFNSGTRHPQMSSCYLLDSPLDELDSIYDRYHQVARLSKHAGGIGLSYSRIRSRGSLIRGTNGHSNGIVPFLKTLDASVAAVNQGGRRKGAAAVYLETWHSDIEEFLELRDNTGEDARRTHNLNLAHWIPDEFMRRVNADAPWSLFSPSDVPELVDLWGEEFDAAYRSAEAKGLAKKTIPARDLYGRMMRTLAQTGNGWMTFKDAANRTANQTAEPGHVVHSSNLCTEILEVTDDGETAVCNLGSVNLGAFVVGDDIDWERLDQTVRTAVTFLDRVVDINFYPTEQAGRSNARWRPVGLGAMGLQDVFFKLRLPFDSAEAKALSTRIAERIMLAAYEASADLAERSGPLPAWEKTRTARGVLHPDHYGVEFTWPERWAALRERVAATGMRNSLLLAIAPTATIASIAGVYECIEPQVSNLFKRETLSGEFLQVNSYLVNDLKELGVWDARTREALRDANGSVQDFAWIPEEVRALYRTAWEIPQRGLIDMAAARTPYLDQAQSLNLFLETPTIGKLSSMYAYAWKSGLKTTYYLRSRPATRIARAAQATVPVNEAMASATQQPAPEEAVACSLENPESCEACQ, encoded by the coding sequence GTGACCATCGCGCCAGCCGAACCGGCTTCAGTCACCGAGCTGGAGACCGACGGTCCCGGTACCGCGTTGCTGCGTACCCTGACCGAGCTGACCGCCGACCTGCCCGACGCCGACCCCGGCCGGGTCGCCGCCGCGGCCCTGCGCGGCCGGTCCGCCCGCGCCGACGAGGCGGAGCTGCGCGAGCTGGCCACGGAGGCGGCCGCCGGCCTGATCTCCGAGGACCCCGTCTACTCGAAGCTGGCCGCCCGGCTGCTGACGGTCGGTATCGCCGCGGAGGCCGCCTCCCAGGGCGTCACGTCGTTCACCGCCTCGGTCGCCGTCGGCCACCGTGAGGGCCTGATCGCCGACCGCACCGCCGAGTTCGTGCGCGCCCACGCGGCCCGCCTCGACGCGCTGGTCGACACGGATGCCGACGACCGCTTCGGCTACTTCGGCCTGCGCACCCTGCACAGCCGCTACCTGCTGCGGCACCCGATCACCCGCAAGGTCGTCGAGACGCCCCAGCACTTCCTGCTGCGTGTCGCCTCCGGCCTCGCCGAGGACGACACGGCCCGTTCGGTGGACGAGGTCGCCGCGCTCTACCGGCTGATGAGCCGCCTGGACTACCTCCCGTCCTCCCCCACCCTCTTCAACTCCGGCACCCGGCACCCCCAGATGTCGTCCTGCTACCTCCTCGACTCCCCGCTGGACGAGCTGGACTCCATCTACGACCGCTACCACCAGGTCGCCCGGCTGTCGAAGCACGCCGGCGGCATCGGCCTGTCGTACTCCCGCATCCGCAGCCGCGGTTCCCTGATCCGCGGGACCAACGGGCACTCCAACGGCATCGTCCCGTTCCTCAAGACCCTGGACGCCTCCGTCGCCGCCGTGAACCAGGGCGGCCGGCGCAAGGGCGCGGCCGCGGTCTACCTGGAGACCTGGCACTCCGACATCGAGGAGTTCCTGGAGCTGCGGGACAACACCGGTGAGGACGCCCGCCGTACGCACAACCTGAACCTCGCGCACTGGATCCCGGACGAGTTCATGCGCCGGGTCAACGCCGACGCCCCGTGGTCGCTGTTCTCCCCCTCCGACGTGCCCGAGCTGGTCGACCTGTGGGGCGAGGAGTTCGACGCGGCGTACCGGTCGGCCGAGGCGAAGGGGCTGGCGAAGAAGACCATCCCCGCCCGTGACCTGTACGGCCGCATGATGCGCACCCTCGCGCAGACCGGCAACGGCTGGATGACCTTCAAGGACGCCGCCAACCGCACCGCCAACCAGACGGCCGAGCCGGGTCACGTCGTCCACTCCTCCAACCTGTGCACGGAGATCCTGGAGGTCACGGACGACGGCGAGACGGCGGTCTGCAACCTGGGTTCGGTGAACCTCGGCGCGTTCGTCGTCGGCGACGACATCGACTGGGAGCGGCTGGACCAGACGGTCCGCACCGCCGTCACCTTCCTCGACCGGGTCGTCGACATCAACTTCTACCCGACCGAGCAGGCGGGCCGCTCCAACGCCCGGTGGCGTCCGGTCGGTCTCGGCGCGATGGGCCTCCAGGACGTCTTCTTCAAGCTGCGGCTGCCCTTCGACTCGGCCGAGGCCAAGGCGCTGTCGACCCGTATCGCCGAGCGGATCATGCTGGCCGCGTACGAGGCCTCCGCCGACCTCGCCGAGCGCAGCGGCCCGCTTCCGGCCTGGGAGAAGACCCGTACCGCCCGGGGTGTGCTGCACCCCGACCACTACGGCGTCGAGTTCACCTGGCCGGAGCGCTGGGCGGCGCTGCGCGAGCGGGTCGCGGCGACCGGCATGCGCAACTCGCTGCTGCTCGCGATCGCGCCCACCGCGACCATCGCCTCCATCGCGGGCGTGTACGAGTGCATCGAGCCGCAGGTGTCCAACCTGTTCAAGCGCGAGACGCTGTCCGGCGAGTTCCTCCAGGTCAACTCGTACCTGGTGAACGACCTCAAGGAGCTCGGCGTCTGGGACGCCCGCACCCGCGAGGCGCTGCGCGACGCGAACGGCTCGGTGCAGGACTTCGCGTGGATCCCGGAGGAGGTGCGGGCCTTGTACCGCACGGCCTGGGAGATCCCGCAGCGCGGCCTGATCGACATGGCCGCCGCCCGCACTCCGTACCTGGACCAGGCGCAGTCCCTGAACCTGTTCCTGGAGACGCCGACCATCGGCAAGCTCTCCTCGATGTACGCGTACGCCTGGAAGTCGGGCCTGAAGACCACGTACTACCTGCGCTCGCGCCCGGCGACCCGTATCGCCCGCGCCGCGCAGGCCACCGTCCCCGTCAACGAAGCAATGGCGTCAGCCACACAGCAGCCGGCGCCCGAAGAGGCCGTCGCCTGCTCCCTGGAAAACCCCGAGTCCTGCGAGGCCTGCCAGTAA
- a CDS encoding GNAT family N-acetyltransferase — MDIVIRPVGTGEYEALGEITAQAYLQDGLLDFGESDAYLGELRNVAKRAAAAEVLVAVEGDILLGGVTFVPGPGSLMADIAGPGEAEIRMLAVDRATRGRGAGEALVRACVERARAVEGCTTVVLSTQRAMHTAHRIYERLGFVRTPERDWNPVPHLDDLTLLTYQLTL; from the coding sequence ATGGATATCGTGATACGGCCGGTGGGCACCGGAGAGTACGAGGCGCTCGGGGAGATCACCGCACAGGCCTATCTCCAGGACGGGCTGCTCGACTTCGGGGAGAGCGACGCGTACCTGGGCGAGCTGAGGAACGTCGCGAAGCGGGCGGCCGCCGCCGAGGTCCTCGTGGCCGTCGAGGGCGACATCCTCCTCGGCGGAGTCACCTTCGTCCCGGGTCCGGGCAGCCTCATGGCCGACATCGCGGGCCCCGGTGAGGCCGAGATCCGTATGCTCGCGGTCGACCGTGCCACCCGTGGCCGGGGCGCGGGCGAGGCTCTCGTACGGGCGTGCGTCGAGCGGGCGCGGGCCGTGGAAGGCTGCACGACCGTCGTTCTGTCGACCCAGCGCGCCATGCACACGGCCCACCGCATCTACGAACGCCTCGGCTTCGTCCGCACACCCGAGCGGGACTGGAATCCCGTGCCACACCTTGACGACCTCACTCTCCTCACCTACCAGTTGACGCTCTGA
- the mctP gene encoding monocarboxylate uptake permease MctP, which yields MNDGVNGVALAVFIFFFLAVTAMGFLAARWRKADNEHSLDEWGLGGRSFGTWVTWFLLGGDLYTAYTFVAVPAAIYAAGAAGFFAVPYTILVYPLIFLFLPRLWSVSHKHGYVTTSDFVRGRYGSKGLSLAVAVTGILATMPYIALQLVGIQAVLDVMGVGGGEDTNWFVKDLPLLIAFGVLAAYTYSSGLRAPALIAFVKDTLIYIVIAVAIIYIPIKLGGFDDIFAKAGEAFSQTNQATGKPRGALAPAEPGQWTYATLALGSALALFMYPHSITATLSSRSREVIRRNTTILPLYSLMLGLLALLGFMAIAAGVKVTNGQLAIPQLFENMFPSWFAGVAFAAIGIGALVPAAIMSIAAANLFTRNIYRDFIKPDATPAQETKVSKLVSLLVKVGALVFVLTMDKTVAINFQLLGGIWILQTFPALVGGLFTRWFHRWALLAGWAVGMIYGTFAAYGVASPTQKHFGGSAKEIPGIGEIGYIGLTAFVINVVVTVVLTFVLKAAKAPEGVDETKPEDYTADAGDAGVQVELPSATAGTSH from the coding sequence GTGAACGACGGCGTGAACGGCGTGGCACTCGCCGTCTTCATCTTCTTCTTCCTGGCCGTCACGGCCATGGGTTTCCTGGCCGCGCGCTGGCGCAAGGCCGACAACGAGCACAGTCTCGACGAGTGGGGCCTGGGCGGCCGGTCGTTCGGCACCTGGGTCACCTGGTTCCTGCTCGGCGGCGACCTGTACACGGCGTACACCTTCGTCGCGGTGCCCGCGGCGATCTACGCGGCGGGCGCGGCCGGCTTCTTCGCCGTGCCCTACACGATCCTCGTCTACCCGCTGATCTTCCTGTTCCTGCCCCGCCTGTGGTCGGTCTCCCACAAGCACGGCTACGTCACGACCTCGGACTTCGTGCGCGGCCGGTACGGCTCGAAGGGCCTGTCGCTTGCGGTCGCCGTCACCGGCATCCTGGCGACGATGCCGTACATCGCACTCCAACTGGTCGGCATCCAGGCCGTGCTCGACGTGATGGGCGTCGGCGGCGGCGAGGACACCAACTGGTTCGTGAAGGACCTGCCGCTGCTGATCGCGTTCGGCGTGCTGGCGGCCTACACCTACTCCTCGGGTCTGCGGGCCCCCGCACTGATCGCGTTCGTGAAGGACACGCTGATCTACATCGTCATCGCGGTGGCGATCATCTACATCCCGATCAAGCTGGGCGGCTTCGACGACATCTTCGCCAAGGCGGGCGAGGCGTTCAGCCAGACCAACCAGGCCACGGGCAAGCCGCGCGGCGCGCTGGCCCCGGCGGAACCGGGCCAGTGGACGTACGCGACGCTCGCGCTGGGCTCCGCGCTCGCGCTCTTCATGTACCCGCACTCGATCACCGCGACGCTGTCCTCGCGCAGCCGTGAGGTGATCCGCCGCAACACCACGATCCTGCCGCTGTACTCCCTGATGCTGGGTCTGCTCGCGCTGCTGGGCTTCATGGCGATCGCGGCCGGGGTCAAGGTCACCAACGGGCAGCTGGCGATCCCGCAGCTGTTCGAGAACATGTTCCCCTCCTGGTTCGCGGGGGTGGCGTTCGCGGCGATCGGCATCGGCGCGCTCGTGCCCGCGGCCATCATGTCGATCGCGGCCGCGAACCTCTTCACCCGCAACATCTACCGGGACTTCATCAAGCCGGACGCGACGCCCGCGCAGGAGACCAAGGTCTCCAAGCTGGTCTCGCTGCTGGTGAAGGTGGGAGCCCTGGTCTTCGTCCTCACCATGGACAAGACGGTCGCCATCAACTTCCAGCTCCTGGGCGGCATCTGGATCCTCCAGACCTTCCCGGCCCTGGTCGGCGGCCTCTTCACCCGCTGGTTCCACCGCTGGGCGCTGCTCGCCGGCTGGGCGGTCGGCATGATCTACGGCACCTTCGCCGCCTACGGCGTCGCCTCCCCGACCCAGAAGCACTTCGGCGGCTCGGCGAAGGAGATCCCGGGCATCGGCGAGATCGGCTACATCGGCCTGACGGCGTTCGTCATCAACGTCGTCGTCACGGTGGTCCTCACGTTCGTCCTGAAGGCGGCGAAGGCCCCGGAGGGCGTCGACGAGACCAAGCCGGAGGACTACACGGCGGACGCGGGCGACGCGGGGGTGCAGGTGGAACTGCCGTCGGCGACCGCGGGCACCTCTCACTAG
- a CDS encoding DUF3311 domain-containing protein, producing MSDEATREPVVTPVRVVIALCLISPFVAMLWVGSYAKVDPAFIGIPFFYWYQMLWVLISTALTVIAYKLWQRDQRDRKAQGGGAAK from the coding sequence ATGTCCGACGAAGCAACGAGGGAACCGGTGGTGACGCCAGTGCGCGTCGTCATCGCCCTCTGTCTGATCTCGCCCTTCGTGGCGATGCTGTGGGTGGGTTCGTACGCGAAGGTGGATCCGGCGTTCATCGGGATCCCCTTCTTCTACTGGTACCAGATGCTCTGGGTGCTGATCTCCACCGCGCTCACGGTGATCGCGTACAAGCTGTGGCAGCGTGACCAGCGCGACCGCAAGGCCCAGGGCGGGGGTGCGGCGAAGTGA
- a CDS encoding GntR family transcriptional regulator → MSTDVSSAENEGGTTVRTARVPKYYRLKKHLLDITETQSPGTPVPPERTLAAEFDTSRTTVRQALQELVVEGRLERIQGKGTFVAKPKVSQALQLTSYTEDMRAQGLEPTSQLLDVGYITADDRLAELLDITAGGRVLRIERLRMANGEPMAIETTHLSAKRFPALRRSLVKYTSLYTALAEVYDVHLAEAEETIETSLATPREAGLLGTDVGLPMLMLSRHSLDKDGQPVEWVRSVYRGDRYKFVARLKRPAE, encoded by the coding sequence ATGAGCACCGACGTCAGCAGTGCGGAGAACGAGGGTGGGACGACCGTCCGTACCGCGCGTGTGCCCAAGTACTACCGTTTGAAGAAGCACCTGCTCGACATCACGGAGACACAGTCTCCGGGCACCCCGGTCCCGCCGGAGCGCACCCTGGCGGCCGAGTTCGACACCTCGCGCACGACCGTCCGTCAGGCCCTCCAGGAACTCGTGGTCGAGGGCCGCCTGGAACGCATCCAGGGCAAGGGCACCTTCGTCGCCAAGCCGAAGGTCTCCCAGGCGCTCCAACTCACCTCGTACACCGAGGACATGCGCGCCCAGGGCCTCGAACCGACCTCGCAGCTCCTGGACGTCGGCTACATCACCGCCGACGACCGCCTCGCCGAGCTGCTCGACATCACGGCCGGCGGGCGCGTGCTGCGCATCGAGCGGCTGCGCATGGCCAACGGCGAGCCGATGGCGATCGAGACGACCCACCTGTCGGCGAAGCGCTTCCCGGCCCTGCGCAGGTCGCTGGTGAAGTACACCTCGCTGTACACCGCCCTCGCCGAGGTCTACGACGTCCATCTCGCCGAGGCCGAGGAGACCATCGAGACCTCCCTGGCCACCCCGCGCGAGGCGGGCCTTCTCGGCACCGATGTGGGCCTGCCGATGCTGATGCTCTCCCGCCACTCGCTGGACAAGGACGGCCAGCCGGTGGAGTGGGTGCGGTCCGTCTACCGGGGGGACCGGTACAAGTTCGTGGCGCGGCTGAAGCGGCCTGCCGAGTAG
- a CDS encoding extracellular solute-binding protein, with protein sequence MKRKLIAAIGIAGMMVSIAACGDDSGSGDSKGTDAKELTVWLTVDAQNNWPELVKAADAAVQKAHPGVKINHEYYGWPDKNTKLDAVLATDKAPDVVEMGNTEMLGYMVKGAFAPLDTAKFDNSSAWLDGLKASVTYDGKTYGVPYYAGGRVGNWRKDLFASVGVKSTPKTYAELTAALDKVQKKKGATFSAWYQPTRDWYAAMSFVYDAGGSIAKEEGGQWKGSLSSPESVKGLTDFKNVVDKYMHGDKTKDESDRYIVYGQGKSGMIFGAAWEGATSEDPKNDKTGKLKGNLENFVMPGPSGKNLPVFLGGSDLAVPVKSDAQALAAEWINAFTGPSGQKGLMAKGNLPNDKTDLATLKNDPKTAVPATAAESNWFVPMAPGWGQVEKAQVLQTMLQNIGTGKKTVEAAAKEADAAIDKVINTR encoded by the coding sequence GTGAAGCGCAAGCTGATAGCCGCGATCGGTATCGCGGGCATGATGGTCTCCATCGCGGCGTGCGGGGACGACAGCGGGAGTGGGGACTCCAAGGGCACCGACGCCAAGGAGCTGACCGTCTGGCTCACCGTCGACGCGCAGAACAACTGGCCCGAGCTGGTGAAGGCCGCCGACGCGGCGGTGCAGAAGGCGCACCCCGGCGTCAAGATCAACCACGAGTACTACGGCTGGCCGGACAAGAACACCAAGCTCGACGCGGTCCTCGCCACCGACAAGGCCCCCGACGTGGTCGAGATGGGCAACACCGAGATGCTCGGCTACATGGTCAAGGGCGCCTTCGCGCCCCTGGACACCGCCAAGTTCGACAACTCCTCCGCCTGGCTCGACGGCCTCAAGGCCTCCGTGACGTACGACGGCAAGACCTACGGCGTCCCGTACTACGCCGGCGGCCGGGTCGGGAACTGGCGCAAGGACCTCTTCGCCTCGGTGGGCGTCAAGTCCACGCCGAAGACATACGCCGAGCTGACCGCCGCCCTGGACAAGGTCCAGAAGAAGAAGGGCGCCACGTTCTCCGCCTGGTACCAGCCCACCCGCGACTGGTACGCGGCCATGTCCTTCGTCTACGACGCCGGCGGCTCCATCGCCAAGGAGGAGGGCGGCCAGTGGAAGGGCAGCCTCTCCTCGCCCGAGTCGGTCAAGGGCCTCACCGACTTCAAGAACGTCGTCGACAAGTACATGCACGGCGACAAGACCAAGGACGAGTCCGACCGTTACATCGTCTACGGCCAGGGCAAGTCCGGCATGATCTTCGGCGCGGCCTGGGAGGGCGCGACCTCCGAGGACCCGAAGAACGACAAGACCGGCAAGCTCAAGGGCAACCTCGAGAACTTCGTGATGCCCGGCCCGTCCGGCAAGAACCTCCCCGTCTTCCTGGGCGGCTCCGACCTCGCCGTCCCGGTGAAGTCGGATGCGCAGGCCCTCGCCGCCGAGTGGATCAACGCGTTCACCGGGCCCTCCGGCCAGAAGGGCCTGATGGCCAAGGGCAACCTGCCCAACGACAAGACCGACCTCGCGACCCTCAAGAACGACCCGAAGACGGCCGTCCCGGCCACCGCCGCCGAGTCCAACTGGTTCGTCCCCATGGCCCCCGGCTGGGGCCAGGTCGAGAAGGCCCAGGTCCTGCAGACCATGCTGCAGAACATCGGCACCGGCAAGAAGACCGTCGAGGCCGCCGCGAAGGAAGCGGACGCCGCGATCGACAAGGTCATCAACACCAGGTGA
- a CDS encoding carbohydrate ABC transporter permease, translating to MSAADTTTAEVPPTRQSPPPPSVGEPGPKRPRGGRRSGGAATPWLLLAPCLLVLALVMGYPLVRLVTLSFQKFGQSQLWGFKPAESVGFDNFAGVLGDGEFWQVVVRTIVFAAGCVVFTMVAGMLIALLLQRVSGWVKTLVNIALVASWGMPVIVATTVFKWLFDADYGILNAVLSRLPGVDLIGHNWFASGPQGLAVIMLLVVWGAVPFVVITLSAGLTQVPGELEEAARLDGAGAWGVFRYVTLPILKPVVVMLTTLSVIWDMGVFPQVFVMRNGHPEAEFQLLTTYSYDRAFVVNDYGQGSAIALITVLLLLGVVAVYMRQMLKIGEVE from the coding sequence ATGAGTGCCGCAGACACGACCACTGCCGAAGTGCCGCCGACGCGGCAGTCGCCACCACCACCGTCCGTGGGCGAACCCGGACCCAAGAGGCCACGGGGCGGCCGGCGTTCCGGCGGGGCCGCCACCCCCTGGCTGCTGCTCGCCCCCTGCCTGCTGGTCCTCGCCCTGGTGATGGGCTATCCGCTGGTCCGGCTGGTCACCCTCTCCTTCCAGAAGTTCGGGCAGTCCCAGCTCTGGGGCTTCAAGCCGGCCGAGTCGGTCGGGTTCGACAACTTCGCGGGCGTGCTGGGCGACGGCGAGTTCTGGCAGGTCGTGGTCCGCACGATCGTCTTCGCGGCCGGCTGCGTGGTCTTCACGATGGTCGCCGGCATGCTGATCGCGCTGCTGCTCCAGCGGGTCTCCGGCTGGGTGAAGACCCTCGTCAACATCGCGCTCGTGGCCAGTTGGGGCATGCCCGTCATCGTCGCCACCACCGTCTTCAAATGGCTGTTCGACGCGGACTACGGCATCCTCAACGCGGTCCTGAGCAGGCTGCCGGGCGTCGATCTGATCGGCCACAACTGGTTCGCGAGCGGACCGCAGGGGCTCGCGGTCATCATGCTCCTGGTCGTCTGGGGCGCGGTCCCCTTCGTGGTCATCACCCTCAGCGCCGGCCTCACCCAGGTCCCGGGCGAACTGGAGGAGGCCGCCCGCCTCGACGGCGCGGGTGCCTGGGGCGTCTTCCGGTACGTCACCCTGCCCATCCTCAAGCCGGTCGTCGTGATGCTCACGACCCTGTCGGTCATCTGGGACATGGGCGTCTTCCCGCAGGTCTTCGTCATGCGCAACGGGCATCCGGAGGCCGAGTTCCAGCTCCTGACGACGTACTCCTACGACCGCGCGTTCGTCGTCAACGACTACGGACAGGGCTCGGCGATCGCCCTGATCACCGTGTTGCTGCTGCTCGGGGTGGTCGCCGTCTACATGCGCCAGATGCTGAAGATCGGAGAGGTCGAATGA
- a CDS encoding carbohydrate ABC transporter permease, whose translation MSTLAPRRSSRLGWNLLGLLVFAVAGFPVYWMLNTAFKPAKDAIDPDPSLLPTGLTLSNFSRALDIADFWGPVGRSLIVSLAVVAIGVVVGMLAALAISRFAFRGRKVVIVGILAVQMVPLVAMIIPVFLLLNDLDQYDKLSGLIITYLTFILPFTVWTLRGFIVNIPKELEEAAMVDGCSRTGAFIRVVFPLLAPGMVATSVYGFIQAWNEYLYALMLLSQKNQTATVWLGNFTTKHGTEYAPMMAGATMMALPIVALFLLVQRKMAAGLTAGAVKG comes from the coding sequence ATGAGCACGCTCGCACCCCGGCGGTCCTCGCGCCTCGGCTGGAACCTTCTCGGTCTCCTCGTCTTCGCCGTCGCCGGCTTCCCCGTCTACTGGATGCTCAACACGGCGTTCAAGCCGGCGAAGGACGCCATCGACCCGGACCCCAGCCTGCTGCCGACGGGTCTCACGCTCTCCAACTTCAGCCGCGCGCTCGACATCGCCGACTTCTGGGGCCCGGTGGGCCGCAGCCTGATCGTCTCTCTCGCCGTCGTCGCGATCGGTGTGGTCGTCGGCATGCTGGCCGCGCTCGCCATCTCCCGGTTCGCCTTCCGGGGCCGCAAGGTCGTGATCGTCGGCATCCTGGCCGTCCAGATGGTCCCGCTCGTCGCCATGATCATCCCGGTCTTCCTGCTCCTGAACGACCTGGACCAGTACGACAAGCTCTCCGGCCTGATCATCACGTACCTGACCTTCATCCTCCCCTTCACGGTGTGGACGCTGCGCGGCTTCATCGTCAACATCCCGAAGGAGCTGGAGGAGGCGGCCATGGTCGACGGCTGCTCGCGGACGGGCGCATTCATCCGCGTCGTCTTCCCCCTCCTCGCCCCCGGCATGGTCGCCACCTCGGTCTACGGCTTCATCCAGGCCTGGAACGAGTACCTGTACGCCCTGATGCTGCTCAGCCAGAAGAACCAGACCGCGACCGTCTGGCTCGGCAACTTCACCACCAAGCACGGCACCGAGTACGCCCCGATGATGGCCGGCGCCACGATGATGGCCCTACCGATCGTCGCCCTCTTCCTCCTCGTCCAGCGCAAGATGGCCGCGGGGCTGACCGCGGGCGCCGTGAAGGGATAA